The Lactuca sativa cultivar Salinas chromosome 2, Lsat_Salinas_v11, whole genome shotgun sequence genome includes a window with the following:
- the LOC111920480 gene encoding putative pentatricopeptide repeat-containing protein At5g37570 — translation MVLCSSSTSLSPLYLLKVCKNFNVRYLEQVHAKIIRQGSEQDHFLVAQFISVCTSVSPNHLTYVSTIFDRLVQPNIYLWNTLIKCHCTHSSLATSINFFRRMKQSCYVAADKYTFPSLVKACSGALALREGQVIHGLIVKYGTEGDVFVGSSLIDLYGKCGELIDARKVFDGMPVRNEVTWTSMIVGYSTNGNSLEAKKLFDEMPQRNHASWNAMINGFAKSGDLASARSLFDEMPEKNLVSFTTMIDGYAKSGDMASARCLFDESPGEKDIVCWSAMIAGYAQNGQAKEARKLFVDMCCKNVKPDEYVMASLISACSQAGDWEFAEWVDMYMSENKIEVTQNHVAAALVNMHAKCGNLERAEALFGNMPKRDLFSYCSMIQGFSVHGDGVKAVALFRRMLEGGGLIPDDVAFTVILTACSHADLVEDGCHFFHSMVNEYALSPSPDHYACIVNLLGRAGKLREAYDILKEMPVPPQPAAWGALLFACRTHGDVSLGKEVAAQLFKNEPQNAANYVLLSDMYAASDQWSAVDHVRNQMSDKGIRKLPGCSWIQQRYQ, via the coding sequence ATGGTTCTTTGCTCATCTTCAACGTCCTTATCACCCTTGTATCTTTTAAAGGTCTGCAAAAATTTTAATGTTCGATACCTTGAGCAAGTCCACGCCAAAATCATTCGCCAGGGCTCCGAACAAGACCATTTCCTGGTAGCACAATTCATCTCTGTCTGTACCTCCGTCTCTCCTAATCACCTCACTTACGTCTCAACCATTTTTGACCGCCTTGTTCAACCCAATATCTATCTTTGGAACACTCTCATTAAATGCCACTGCACACACTCGTCCCTGGCCACGTCCATCAATTTTTTTCGGCGCATGAAACAAAGTTGTTATGTTGCTGCAGACAAATACACATTCCCTTCGTTGGTCAAAGCTTGTTCTGGTGCTTTGGCGTTGAGGGAAGGACAGGTTATTCACGGGTTGATAGTTAAGTATGGTACAGAAGGTGATGTGTTTGTGGGGTCTAGTTTGATTGATCTGTATGGGAAATGTGGTGAGCTGATAGATGCTCGCAAGGTGTTTGATGGAATGCCTGTGAGAAACGAGGTTACTTGGACTAGTATGATAGTTGGGTATTCAACAAATGGGAACTCTTTAGAGGCCAAAAagctgttcgatgaaatgccccAAAGGAATCATGCCTCGTGGAATGCCATGATAAATGGGTTTGCAAAGTCGGGTGATCTGGCAAGCGCCAGGAgtttgtttgatgaaatgcctgaAAAGAATTTGGTGTCATTCACGACTATGATTGATGGGTATGCAAAGTCAGGGGATATGGCATcagcgagatgtttgtttgatgaATCACCTGGTGAGAAAGATATTGTTTGTTGGTCTGCAATGATAGCTGGGTATGCCCAGAACGGTCAAGCTAAAGAAGCTAGAAAATTATTCGTTGACATGTGTTGTAAGAATGTTAAGCCTGATGAGTATGTGATGGCGAGCCTAATTTCAGCATGTTCACAAGCGGGTGATTGGGAGTTTGCTGAGTGGGTTGACATGTATATGAGTGAAAATAAAATTGAGGTTACCCAAAATCATGTGGCTGCAGCGCTGGTGAACATGCATGCAAAGTGTGGGAATTTGGAGAGGGCAGAGGCCTTGTTTGGAAACATGCCCAAACGGGACTTATTTTCTTACTGTTCTATGATCCAGGGATTCTCTGTTCATGGGGACGGGGTTAAAGCGGTTGCCCTTTTCCGCAGGATGCTAGAAGGAGGAGGGCTGATTCCAGATGACGTGGCCTTCACTGTCATCTTGACTGCTTGTAGTCATGCTGATCTTGTTGAAGACGGCTGCCACTTTTTTCATTCTATGGTCAATGAATACGCTCTGTCTCCTTCACCCGATCACTACGCATGTATAGTCAATCTTCTTGGTCGTGCGGGAAAGTTAAGAGAGGCATATGATATTCTTAAAGAAATGCCAGTGCCACCTCAACCCGCCGCTTGGGGTGCTCTTCTTTTTGCTTGTAGAACACATGGTGACGTGTCATTGGGTAAAGAGGTTGCAGCTCAGCTTTTCAAGAATGAACCTCAAAATGCTGCTAATTATGTGTTGCTATCCGACATGTATGCAGCTTCAGATCAGTGGTCTGCTGTTGACCATGTAAGGAACCAAATGAGCGACAAGGGAATCAGAAAACTTCCTGGCTGTAGTTGGATACAACAACGCTATCAATAG